The Notoacmeibacter ruber DNA segment GGAAGAGGGAGACGGCACGACATTCCGCATCTTCCTGCCGCGCTATGTACCGGCCGCCGTCGCAGATATCGCCGAGAGCGATGTGCCGCATACCGCTGCCGAGACGCCCGCACCCGCCAAGGCCGAAGCGCAGTCGCAGCGCGAAGATCTGACAGGAACCGCGACAGTCCTTCTTGTGGAAGACGAAGACGCGGTCCGCATCGGTAATGTGAGAGCTCTGTCGACCCGCGGTTACGATGTCCACGAGGCTTCAACAGGTGTCGAGGCTCTTGAAATCTTCGACGAACTCGACGGCCAGGTCGATATCGTGGTGTCCGACGTGGTTATGCCGGAGATGGACGGGCCGACGCTGTTGCGCGAACTGCGCAAGCGCAACGACACCGTCAAGTTCATCTTCGTCTCCGGCTACGCCGAAGAAGCCTTCGCCAAGAACCTTCCCGAAGACGCCGCTTTCGGATTCCTGGCCAAGCCCTTCTCGCTGAAGCAGCTCGCCGCAACCGTCAAGGAAATGCTCGAGAAAGACGATTGACGCTGGAACGACAGGAGAACAAAAAATAATTCTCCTACGAAAACAGTGTCTTAATGACCTTGAAAAAAGAGAACAAAAAGGATACAGATAAGTATAGGACAGCCTGATAGGCGGGCTAACGAAGCAAGGGCACGGGTGTTAAAATGGCGCAGAATTCGTTGCGATTGGTCGAGGACAAGACTGTGGACAAATCGAAGGCGCTGGACGCGGCCCTTTCTCAAATCGAGCGTTCATTCGGCAAGGGCTCCATCATGCGGCTCGGCCAGAATGAACAGGTGGTTGAAATCGAGACAGTGTCGACCGGCTCGCTCAGCCTCGACATTGCGCTTGGTATTGGCGGGCTTCCAAAAGGCCGCATTATCGAGATTTATGGCCCAGAAAGTTCGGGCAAGACCACGATGGCGTTGCAGACGATCGCCGAAGCCCAGAAGAGCGGGGGCATTTGTGCCTTCGTCGATGCGGAACATGCGCTCGATCCGGTTTATGCACGCAAGCTTGGTGTGGCACTTGAGGATCTGCTGATTTCTCAGCCCGATACAGGCGAGCAGGCGTTGGAGATTGCCGATACGCTGGTCCGCTCTGGGGCGATTGATGTTCTGGTGGTCGATTCGGTCGCCGCGCTCACGCCGCGCGCCGAAATCGAAGGTGAAATGGGCGATTCTCTGCCTGGCATGCAGGCGCGTCTGATGTCTCAGGCGCTTCGCAAGCTGACAGCGTCGATTTCGCGCTCCAACACCATGGTGATCTTCATCAACCAGATCCGCATGAAGATCGGTGTCATGTTCGGCTCGCCCGAAACGACAACGGGCGGCAATGCTCTCAAATTCTATTCGTCGGTCCGTCTCGACATTCGCCGCATTGGTGCGGTGAAGGATCGTGACGAGGTTGTCGGCAACCAGACGCGGATCAAGGTGGTCAAGAACAAGATGGCCCCGCCGTTCAAGCAGGTCGAGTTCGACATCATGTATGGCGAGGGAGTCTCCAAGACCGGTGAGTTGATCGATCTCGGGGTCAAGGCCGGCATTGTCGAGAAGAGCGGATCGTGGTTCTCGTATAACTCTCAGCGTCTCGGACAGGGAAGGGAGAACGCCAAGGAGTTCCTTCGGACCAATCGGGAGATTGCCGACGAGATCGAAATGGCGCTTCGCCAGAATGCGGGCCTGATTGCCGACGGCCTTCTGGCCGATCAGGGCGGCGACGATCTGGATGAAGCCTCCGAAAGCTGAGGCCCTTCGCCTTTAGCGCCATGGCTGACGAAAGGCCCGTTCTCATGAGCGGGCCTTTTCGGTTTTACCCATTGATTCGCCGCCCACTTTGCCTGCGGATGCGGATCGCCGTGGACAGGCACCGGCTCTCCGTCTAGAACGCCGCTAATCCATAATCCTGCCGGCCTCGCCGGCGCCAGAACCGAGGATAGCATCGCATGAGCGGCGTCAATGAAATCCGGTCCACCTTTC contains these protein-coding regions:
- the recA gene encoding recombinase RecA; its protein translation is MAQNSLRLVEDKTVDKSKALDAALSQIERSFGKGSIMRLGQNEQVVEIETVSTGSLSLDIALGIGGLPKGRIIEIYGPESSGKTTMALQTIAEAQKSGGICAFVDAEHALDPVYARKLGVALEDLLISQPDTGEQALEIADTLVRSGAIDVLVVDSVAALTPRAEIEGEMGDSLPGMQARLMSQALRKLTASISRSNTMVIFINQIRMKIGVMFGSPETTTGGNALKFYSSVRLDIRRIGAVKDRDEVVGNQTRIKVVKNKMAPPFKQVEFDIMYGEGVSKTGELIDLGVKAGIVEKSGSWFSYNSQRLGQGRENAKEFLRTNREIADEIEMALRQNAGLIADGLLADQGGDDLDEASES